Proteins co-encoded in one Rhopalosiphum maidis isolate BTI-1 chromosome 2, ASM367621v3, whole genome shotgun sequence genomic window:
- the LOC113552447 gene encoding replication factor C subunit 2-like, translated as MEVDNPEESTLTTAVVDPMEGSSTSITDGLTTVTPQTTIKSDLNMPWIEKYRPKSFTDIVGNEETVLRLEKFSLCGNVPNIIIAGPPGVGKTTTILALARILLGSAFKEAVLELNASSDRGIETVRNKIKMFAQQKVTLPPGRHKIIILDEADSMTDGAQQALRRTMELWSNTTRFALACNNSDKIIEAIQSRCAMLRYGKLSDQEVMAQILKVCKHEEVSFSADGLEAVVFTAQGDMRQALNNLQSTWNGFRHVNSANVFKVCDEPHPLLVKEMLLECADQNISKAYKIMAHLSKLGYAPEDIITNIFRVSKHLEIKESLKLKFIQEIGMVHIRIVEGMNSLLQLSGLLAKLCTVAAITEN; from the exons ATGGAAGTCGATAACCCAGAAGAAAGTACCTTAACCACGGCCGTAGTAGATCCTATGGAAGGATCTTCGACCAGCATAACTGACGGATTAACCACCGTGACTCCTCAAACAACTATTAAAAGTGACTTAAATATGCCATG gATTGAAAAATATCGTCCAAAATCATTTACTGATATTGTGGGAAATGAAGAAACAGTCTTGAGACTGGAAAAGTTTTCTTTGTGTGGAAATGTaccaaacataattattgct GGTCCTCCTGGTGTTGGTAAAACAACAACTATATTGGCTCTGGCTAGAATACTTCTAGGTAGTGCATTTAAAGAAGCTGTATTAGAATTAAACGCGTCCAGTGACCGTGGTATTGAAacagtacgaaataaaatcaaaatgtttgcCCAGCAAAAAGTTACATTGCCTCCTGgtagacataaaataattattttggacGAGGCCGATAG TATGACTGATGGAGCTCAACAAGCACTTAGGCGTACTATGGAATTATGGAGTAATACAACAAGATTTGCACTAGCTTGTAACAATAGTGACAAAATTATTGAAGCAATTCAATCACGTTGTGCCATGTTGCGATATGGAAAGCTTTCTGATCAAGAAGTTATGGCACAGATTCTTAAAGTCTGCAAACACGAAGAG GTATCATTCAGTGCTGACGGTTTAGAAGCTGTTGTATTTACTGCTCAAGGTGACATGCGACAAGCGTTGAACAATTTACAATCCACTTGGAATGGTTTTAGACACGTCAATAGTGCAAATGTATTCAAAGTTTGTGATGAGCCACATCCCCTACTTGTTAAAGAAATGTTATTGGAATGTGCTGATCAAAATATCTCTAAGGCGTACAAA ataatGGCCCATTTATCGAAACTAGGTTATGCCCCTGAAGACattattacaaacatatttagAGTTTCTAAACATTTGGAAATTAAGGAAtctctgaaattaaaatttatacag gaGATTGGAATGGTTCACATAAGGATTGTTGAAGGAATGAACTCACTACTTCAATTATCAGGATTATTAGCTAAGTTGTGCACAGTAGCTGCCATaacagaaaattaa
- the LOC113553317 gene encoding U11/U12 small nuclear ribonucleoprotein 48 kDa protein-like produces MNLSTEELLSRKDMLKQFENYIDNTKNTLKCLVEKVGWTLDETPIKDNFVKCPLNSEHRMLPSKLESHCQKCLLKKNGYDSSHSFYPSYNLSTPSDRTVTIDEITQMRILETAYNESNSTLNINLKPREVSQSIERYACDFTPDERRALYDSAVKHTRPPNYKDVKNDFTGVDVFNKSDDKPKTELELLQEQRDLKRRRAAYRGKRVHTDRKSYVEVLREVVEGLTNSFSHSEDKLVGIQTSNTVTETKPNARFMYKYEGNRNYSGNPYIRWLDIKTEESKLLKYCQKKSESSYQDVSTSKIHCKDKTGFKRSRKSRSKSRSRKSRSKSKSRKSRSKSRENPSIGELKLKRSWRSRSRSLCKETKYKRPKIRSKSKESIYIENKHKRSRKHKTRSKSKESESRRIRSRSLSIESTHKRSKKHKTRSKSKEPENVKCSGSLASYNNLVSEKESTLLFKSSNTHKKKKKHKSKKNSSKSPRRSHKNKKNVIDVCENINDEISNDNDIIHPIYKS; encoded by the exons atgaatttatcaACAGAAGAATTACTTAGCAGAAAAGACATGttgaaacaatttgaaaactatattgataatacaaaaaacacaCTTAAGTGTTTAGTCGAAAAAGTTGGATGGACATTGGATGAGACACCAatcaaa GATAATTTTGTGAAGTGTCCATTAAATAGTGAACACAGAATGTTGCCATCTAAACTCGAAAGTCATTGTCAAAagtgtttattgaaaaaaaatggatatGATTCATCTCATTCATTTTATCcttcttataatttatcaacacCTTCGGACCGGACTGTGACAAttg ATGAAATTACTCAAATGCGTATTTTGGAAACTGCCTACAATGAATCAAATTCAACTTTAA atataaaccTTAAGCCTAGAGAAGTTTCCCAAAGTATTGAACGCTATGCTTGTGATTTTACTCCTGATGAGAGAAGGGCATTATATGATAGTGCTGTAAAACACACCAGACCGCCTAATTACAAGGAtgtcaaaaatgattttacagg TGTGgatgttttcaataaaagcGATGATAAACCTAAAACCGAACTTGAGCTTTTGCAAGAGCAAAGAGACTTAAAACGTAGAAGAGCTGCTTATCGAGGAAAACGAGTTCATACAGATAGAAAATCTTATGTAGAA gtTTTAAGAGAAGTAGTTGAAGGATTAACAAATAGTTTTTCTCATTCAGAAGATAAATTAGTGGGCATTCAAACTTCAAATACTGTTACAGAGACTAAACCAAATGCCCgttttatgtacaaatatgaAGGTAATAGAAATTATAGTGGTAATCCATACATTCGTTGGCTTGATATTAAGACAGAggaatctaaattattaaagtattgtcAAAAGAAGAGTGAGAGTTCATATCAAGATGTTTCTACATCTAAAATTCATTGTAAAGATAAAACTGGTTTTAAAAGATCAAGAAAAAGTAGATCTAAATCAAGATCTAGAAAAAGTAGATCTAAATCGAAATCAAGAAAAAGTAGATCCAAATCAAGAGAAAACCCATCAATtggtgaattaaaattaaaaagatctTGGAGATCTAGGTCTCGCTCATTATGTAAAGAAACCAAGTATAAGAGACCTAAAATCCGTTCTAAATCCAaagaaagtatttatatagaaaataaacataaaagatCTAGAAAACATAAAACTCGATCGAAATCTAAAGAAAGTGAGTCTAGAAGGATTAGAAGTCGATCGTTATCTATAGAAAGTACACATAAAAGATCTAAAAAGCATAAAACAAGGTCTAAGTCAAAAGAACCTGAAAACGTTAAATGTTCTGGGAGCCTtgctagttataataatttagttagtgAAAAAGAGTCCACACTACTATTTAAATCAAGTAATActcataaaaagaaaaaaaagcatAAAAGTAAGAAAAATAGTTCTAAAAGTCCTAGAAGATctcataagaataaaaaaaatgttattgacgTTTGTGAAAACATTAATGACGAAATATCAAATGATAATGACATTATCCACCCCATCTATAAGTcataa